The genomic interval CCCGTGGACACGTTCTTCCTGCGCGGCCAGGAGGAGATCAAGCCGCCGGTGGAGATCGCCATCCCGGACTATCGCGAGTACGAGTTCGCGCGCTGCGGCTTCATGCCGCTCGTGTACCGCAAGGGCTCCAGCGAGGCGACGTTCTTCAGCACCCAGTCCGCCAAGGTCTCCAAGCGCTTCAAGGACCCGAAGGACTCGGAGAACTCGCAGCTGGTCACCAACATGGCCTACACGTTCTCCATCACCCGCCTGGCGCACTACATCAAGTGCATCATGCGCGATAACATCGGCACCACCGCGGACGCGCCCTACATCCAGAACCAGCTGGACGCGTGGCTGTCCGGCTACGTCACCACCGTTGCCAGCCCGGATGACCTGACGGTGCGCCGCTTCCCGTTCAAGGCCACCAACGTGGAGGTCATCCAGCGCACGGGCGAAATCGGCTGGTACGACTGCCGCGTCGCCGTGCTGCCGCACATCCAGTTCGAAGGCCTCAACGTCGAGCTCATGCTCGAGTCGCGGCTCGGTTAGTCCCCGTCCCCCCCGCAGTCCCACTTATTCAGGAGTCAGACATGCCTACTTTCTCGCGCGACATGGACGTCCTCCAGGGCTTCAACTTCAAGAAGGACAAGCAGTCGACCATTGGCTACATCACGGCCATCACCATCGGCGGCATCGCGCTGACGGCGGACCAGGAGACGCTCACGGACCCGGAGCAGCCCGCCAGCGTGCTGGCCTCCAAGGCCGTGTCCGTGCTCAACCACTACCTGTGGGAGACGGGCGCCACCGACGCGATGTACTTCTCCGGGCAGATCTCCACGAGCAACAAGCAGAAGATCGCCGAGATGCTCCTGGGCTCCTTCGCCAACATCGAGGTGCTCGTCAAGTACGTCATCTACGAGTACGACCCGGTGGCGAAGAAGTACTTCAAGTCCAACTACACGGACGCGGACTTGCAGTGCCTGTTGGAGAAGAATGGCGACGCGCTGAACATCGCGGTGGCGGATGACGCCTCGCGTGAGGTCCAATCGCCCAAGAACTTCTCGTTCCAGATTGGCGTGAAGCCCAAGACGTTGGAGCAGTCCATCAACGTCGCGGCCGGCGTGCAGAAGAACATCGTCAAGAAGTGGGGCATCACGGAGACGGCCTAGCCCCGCCGCCAGAAACACACCATGCCCTCATTCAAGCTCGCACGGGTCCGGTGGCACGTCGGTCAGACGCTGCTCCCGGAGCACTTCGAGGCCCAGGAAGAAGTCCTGGAGGCCCAGGTCCGCCTCCACGCTTCGCTGTCCGGAACGCCAGGGTTCGGCGTGGCGGCCATGGCCTGGAGCGAGCCGCTTTTGGCCGGTGGCAGCCTGTCCATCTCCACGTTGACGGCCGTGACACCGGCCGGCTTCGTGGTGGATGTGCCAGGCAACGCGGTGCTCCCGCCCTTCTCCCTGGAAGGGACGGGACGCGCCGAGGTCACCGTCTATCTGCACGTGATGGGGGACACGACGAACGCGGAGGGCGTGCGGCTGTACGCGGAAGACCCGCCGATGTTGGAGCGGGTGCTGCGCCGGCTGCGCCTCTCCGCGGAACCGGTCCTGGACGGAGCCATCGACACGCTCCCCCTGGCCCTGTTCCATCGCGACACCGAGGGTCTCTGGAAGCTGTCGGAGGAGCTGGTTCCTCCGCTGCTCCTGGTGGGCCCTCACCCCTTCCTCGGCGCGCTGCTGTCGCGGTTGGATTCGCTCCTGGAACAGGCGCGGCTCCAGCTCATCGCGCGCCTGTCCGACAGCTACCTGCGCACGGACCGGCTCACCAACGCCCGCCGCGCGCTGTGCGAGGTGCAGCGGCTGCAAGCGATGCGCTCGGACATGCTGCGCCACATCTCGCCCCACCCGTATCTCTTCTTCGACGCCCTGCGCAGCCTCTACTTCGAGGCGTGCTGCTACCTGGAGCTGATGCCGGACGGGAAGCTGCCCCCGTACCAGCACGACGCCCCGGGCAAGGGCTTCCTGCGCTGGCTGGAATTGCTCACGCGCGCGCTCCAGCCGGAGGCCACCCGCGTCACGCACCGCTCCTTCGAGGCGCGCGACGGACAGTTCATCTTCGCCCCGATGCCGCCCGAGGTGCTGGAGAGCGGAGAGCTCTACCTGCTGGTGCAGCGCCGCCAGGCCGGCGAGCCGCTGCCGGTGGATGGCGTGAAGCTGGCGGGCCCCTCGCGCCTGGCCACCGTGCGCCGCATGGCGCTCAAGGGCATCCCCTTCAACCACGTCCCGCATCCCTCGTTCCCGCATGCGCTGGGGCCGGAGATAGATTGGTACCAGCTGGTCCAGGGCGAGGAATGGCAGTTCGCGCTGCGGGAGAACGGCCTCGCCTTCTACACCACCCCGGCGCTCCAGGGCGCCCAGGTGTCCCTCTTCTGGCGCAGGGCGTGACATGGGCCGCGCATCATTCTTCGACAAGTTCGCCAGTCGGGGCAGCAGCGTCCGCGCAAGCCCGAGCAAGGGTGCCAACGAGCTGGAGCACGTGCTGCGCAACCTGGAGGCCGTGCTCAACACCAAGGAGGGCTACGGCTTCTTCCGCCGCGACTTCGGCCTGGGTGAGTACACGGAGAAGTACGGCACGCGCGAGCTGGTGGAGACGCTCACCCGCGAGTTGCGCGAAGAGATTGCGAACCACGAGCCGCGCCTGTCCAACGTGGAGCTGACGATGCGCGGGCGCGACGCGGGCCTGTGGCTCCACTTCGGCCTGGTGGGCATCGTGGCGGGTGAGCGACACAAGCTGCGCTTGAGATTCGACACGCTCAGCGGACATGTCCGCGTGGAGGTGGAGCCATGACTCCCGGCACCTTTGCGGACCGGCTGACGGTGTCCGTCACCCTCACCACGGCGGGCACGCCTCACGCCATTCCGCCCGGTGACGTGAAGTCCTTCGCGCTGGAGCTGCGCTCCTGGGGCTTCGAGGGAGAGGTGGAGTTCGACGTCGCGGACAACACCTCCGCGGGCGGCCTGGAGACGGACCCCATCAAGGCCGCCTTCCTGAAGCAGGACCTCATGGAGGTGCAGCTCGAGGTGAAGGCCGTCCACACCGACGCGGCGCCCCAGCCCGCGCTCACCTCGCTGAAGGTGAAGGGCCTGGTGTCGGAGCGCTCGCTGGTGGAGATACCCGTGGCCCCCGCGCCAGGGGCTCCGCTGTTGCACCGCCGCTACCAGGTGCGCTTCCAGGACCCGGCGCGCCTCTTGTGGAGCCAGCACTTCCCCAGCGTGCTCTACACGCACAAGACGATGAAGAACGTGCTGGATGCCCACAAGGGCTCGCACATCACGTTCAACTACGACTGGAGCGCGGGGCTCGACACGTCTTGTCCGCAGCTCTTCCTGGGCCTGACGCCGGAGCACGGCGCCAGCTTCTATGACTTCCTGTTGTGGTACGTGGACACGCGCAACGGCGTGTTCGCCTACGACTACGCGGCGGCGAAGTACACGCTGTCCACCGCGAAGTCCTCGGCGGGCACCCCCGTGGACCTGCTGCCCCTGGAGGTGGAGGCGCTGGGGATTCGCTTCCCGGAGGTGCCTCGCCACGAGGTGACGGTGCTCAACGCGGTGGCGCAGGGGCCGGCCACCAAGCCCATCACCCAGGAGCTCGCCGTCACCGGCATCCGCCAGGACGTGCTCCTGCGCACCCCCATCACCAACGACGTGGATTCGCGGGTGACGCTGGAGAAGGCGCGGCTCAAGGTCCGGAGCAAGGAAGTGGACCTGACCTGGAGGCGCTTTCCGGCCAAGGCCCTTGTCCCGGGGATGCAGGTGAAGCTGCCCACCGCCCAGGCCTGGGCCGCGGCGGGACTGACGGGCGGCCAGACGTTCCGCGTGCGTTCCGTCGCGTTGCGGGGGAACGCGCTCGCGTCCGCACCGGACGCGGAGCACCTGGCCAAGAACGCGGGGTTCCACTTCTCCATGCACACCGTCCTGGAGACCCAGGCGGAGACCTGGGTGGAGCTCCCCGCCTACCTCCCGCCCAACTGGCCCACCTACGTGGAGGGCATCATCGTCAGCGAGGTGGGCGAGCAGACCCACGAGACGTGGCAGGCCTACACCGACAGCGCCACCTCCCAGGATGGCTACAAGGTGAAGATTCCCCTCTGGAACAACCAGATTGTCACCCTCCCCTTCAACCCCAACCTGTTGCCCGGGCACTTCTACTTCCCGGCCTACAAGGGGGAGCGGGTGCTGGTGGGGCTCGACTTCCAGCAGGCCTGGCTCAAGCGTTTCCTGGATTGGCGCGCCACGGCACGCATGCCCGCGGATGGCCAGGGCACCCACCTGCTGGTGGGGAAGACGCCGGAAAACGGGACGTCCATGAAGCACTCCTATGCGGAGGGCAAGCCGGTCTTCCTCTTGCAGAGGACCAACGCCAAGGACACGGCCCGGATTGAAATCAAGGAGGGGACGCTCGTCATCCAGGTGAAGGAAGAGCCCGCCTAGGCGCGGATTCGGAGGCGTGAAAGACGCATGGGAACGCTGGTCTGCACCATCGAGCTCGACAAAGTGAAGGGCATCACCGTCACGGTGGACAACGCCGACGGGAAGATTCTGCAAACCGTGACGATGGACGGCACCAGCATCACGCTCAAGGTGGCCGGCCAGAACGACACCAGCACCGTGGTGCAGAAGGCGGACAGCGTCGTCGTCACGGTGAAGGACTTCAAGGTGGACGCGGAGACCATCACCCTCCTGTCGTCCAAGACGTCCGAGTGGACGAGCCAGGACACGCTGAAGGTGACGAGCACGAAGGACATGACGCTCACGACGCAAGCGAAGCTCACGCAGAGCGCCACGCAGGACGCCAGCATCTCCTCGTCGCAGAAGGTCAACGTGGAGGCCACCATGGCGCTGGCGATGAAGGGCATGACGGCCTCCATGTCGGCCAGCGGAGGCGAGGCCAAGGTAGATGGCCTGACGCTGAAGCTCGCGGGGCAGACCTCCAGCGAGCTGAGCGGATTGAATGTGAAGGTCGCGGGCCAGGCGGCGTTGGACTTGGAAGCGCAGGGCATGGCCAACCTCAAGGCCTCGGGAATCACCAGCGTCTCCGGCGCGATGGTGAAGCTGGGTTGATGGAGCTCCAGCGATGACCCGCCCCGCGGACCGGTTGCACCAGGACTTCCTTGAGGAGATGGCCTCGCTGGAGCGCTTCCGTCAGCGCTTCCACGAGCGCTATCCCGCCGCGCCATTGGAGCGCGAGGACCCGGACGTGCGGCGCCTCATGGAGGCGATGGCGTTCTTCTCCGTGCAGACGCGTCACGCGACGCTGCACAACCTGCGGGCCACCTGGCGGCGGCTGTTCGCGGGCTTCTTCGACTTCCTCCTCGAGCCCCTGCCCACGCGCGCGGTGGTGGAGGCGCTCCCAGGCGGGAAGATGGGCGAGCCCATCCTCCTGCCCCGGGGCACGGAGCTGCGGCTGACTCCCAGCCAGGGCGAGCCCGGCACCTTCCGGTTGCAGCGGGACTTGCGGGTGCTGCCCGTGGAGTTGGAGTCCACGGAGGTGCGTCCGTTGCCGCGAGGCGGCCACCGGCTCATCCTCACCTTCGAGTCCCGCCACGAGCGCGCGGACGCGGTGGGCACGCTGAGCCTGCACGTGCGGCACCTGGACGAGTACCTGCCGTCGCTCGCGGTGTTCCATGCGCTGCGCCAGCACCTGCGCGGCGTCAGCGTGGTGTACGACACGCTGGCGGATGAGCACTCGACGGGCGCGAAGTGCGACGTGTCCTTCGACCGCGAGAGCCCCTCGCCCGAGGACTCGCAGTCCTTCGCGCACCCGCTCCAGCGGCTGCGCTCGTTCTTCCTCTTCCCGGAGACGGAGCTCTTCATCCACGTCGACGTGGCCCCCACGCGTGGAGACTGGCGGCGCTTCAGCCTGTGCTTCGACCTGGCGCAGGAGTGGACGGTGGGCCGCTCACACCGCCCCGACTTCCTGGTGCCCTTCGCGGTGCCCGTGGAGAACCTGCGCGCTGAGCCCGCCCAGGTCATCACCACGGACGGCACGCGCTCCGAACACCCCATCCGGAACATGAGCGCGGGGCGGGAGCTGGCGCTGCACTCGGTGACGGGCGTCTTCGAGATGACGAAGACGGGCCTGACGCCGCTGCGGCCCG from Myxococcus stipitatus carries:
- the tssK gene encoding type VI secretion system baseplate subunit TssK; the encoded protein is MPSFKLARVRWHVGQTLLPEHFEAQEEVLEAQVRLHASLSGTPGFGVAAMAWSEPLLAGGSLSISTLTAVTPAGFVVDVPGNAVLPPFSLEGTGRAEVTVYLHVMGDTTNAEGVRLYAEDPPMLERVLRRLRLSAEPVLDGAIDTLPLALFHRDTEGLWKLSEELVPPLLLVGPHPFLGALLSRLDSLLEQARLQLIARLSDSYLRTDRLTNARRALCEVQRLQAMRSDMLRHISPHPYLFFDALRSLYFEACCYLELMPDGKLPPYQHDAPGKGFLRWLELLTRALQPEATRVTHRSFEARDGQFIFAPMPPEVLESGELYLLVQRRQAGEPLPVDGVKLAGPSRLATVRRMALKGIPFNHVPHPSFPHALGPEIDWYQLVQGEEWQFALRENGLAFYTTPALQGAQVSLFWRRA
- a CDS encoding GPW/gp25 family protein, coding for MGRASFFDKFASRGSSVRASPSKGANELEHVLRNLEAVLNTKEGYGFFRRDFGLGEYTEKYGTRELVETLTRELREEIANHEPRLSNVELTMRGRDAGLWLHFGLVGIVAGERHKLRLRFDTLSGHVRVEVEP
- a CDS encoding type VI secretion system baseplate subunit TssF; the protein is MTRPADRLHQDFLEEMASLERFRQRFHERYPAAPLEREDPDVRRLMEAMAFFSVQTRHATLHNLRATWRRLFAGFFDFLLEPLPTRAVVEALPGGKMGEPILLPRGTELRLTPSQGEPGTFRLQRDLRVLPVELESTEVRPLPRGGHRLILTFESRHERADAVGTLSLHVRHLDEYLPSLAVFHALRQHLRGVSVVYDTLADEHSTGAKCDVSFDRESPSPEDSQSFAHPLQRLRSFFLFPETELFIHVDVAPTRGDWRRFSLCFDLAQEWTVGRSHRPDFLVPFAVPVENLRAEPAQVITTDGTRSEHPIRNMSAGRELALHSVTGVFEMTKTGLTPLRPAHLPGTGPAYEVEEVPSEHGPSPHLVLRMPEAFTSPRKLVVEALWHQPRFASDASGRLAVSVPGRHIEGLDWRLVGQLQPDRESPLRDDLTALTQLLAWKAQATLGLDELRSVLEHLGTPAEGPFRRVLPLLRELTVSRVPDSAMRGSGLRHVYEVVVEPFEPGFEPLVVCFLTRVRDLLDAWNHEAAVELRATIAGVGPLALPGVS